The following are encoded together in the Weissella soli genome:
- the hxlB gene encoding 6-phospho-3-hexuloisomerase: MNWEIILSELNANTDTQISTELLTLIKQTDRIFLTGAGRSGLALKAFTMRLSQLGKVVFFVGETTTPAIGESDLLIIASSSGETSQLIKYADIAKDAGAKIWLWSTNDTNPLANKADYVTLLAGKSKFTSAEAVTIQPMGSLFEQSVWLFGDLFTLNYMHEYDIAEDNLKERHANLE; the protein is encoded by the coding sequence ATGAATTGGGAAATTATCTTATCTGAACTAAATGCAAATACAGATACGCAAATTTCTACCGAATTATTAACATTAATCAAGCAAACTGATCGGATCTTCTTAACTGGCGCCGGTCGTTCAGGGCTAGCATTAAAGGCCTTTACGATGCGTTTGTCGCAATTAGGAAAAGTGGTTTTCTTCGTCGGTGAAACAACCACGCCCGCAATCGGTGAGTCAGATCTATTAATCATCGCCTCTTCATCTGGAGAAACGAGTCAATTGATTAAGTATGCTGACATCGCAAAGGATGCGGGTGCAAAAATTTGGTTGTGGAGTACTAATGATACTAATCCGCTCGCTAATAAAGCCGATTACGTGACTTTATTAGCCGGTAAAAGTAAATTTACTAGTGCAGAAGCCGTCACGATCCAACCAATGGGCAGTTTATTTGAACAATCCGTTTGGTTATTCGGTGATTTATTTACGCTAAATTACATGCATGAATATGACATCGCCGAAGATAATTTAAAAGAAAGGCATGCTAATCTTGAATAA
- the hxlA gene encoding 3-hexulose-6-phosphate synthase, with product MKLQLAIDLEDVQGAIDLINKTKDSIDIFEYGTPLVINFGLEGLQKIRTEFPDITLLADLKIMDVASYEVNQAFKYGADITTILGVAEDQSIKDAVKAAHEAGKELLVDMIGVQDVAKRAREIDAFGADYIGTHTGYDLQALGQDPFATFSIIKENVSKTKTAIAGGIKLEAADEIKQANPDLLIIGGAISTVDDPAAAAAAFKQILG from the coding sequence ATGAAACTACAATTAGCAATTGATTTAGAGGACGTGCAGGGAGCCATCGACCTGATTAACAAGACTAAGGATAGCATTGACATCTTTGAATATGGTACACCATTAGTGATTAATTTTGGTCTGGAAGGGTTACAAAAGATTCGTACGGAATTCCCTGACATTACCTTGTTGGCTGATTTAAAGATTATGGACGTTGCGTCATATGAAGTCAATCAAGCTTTCAAGTATGGTGCAGATATTACGACAATTCTAGGTGTTGCTGAGGATCAATCAATTAAGGATGCTGTTAAGGCCGCTCATGAAGCTGGTAAAGAGCTCCTAGTCGACATGATTGGTGTGCAAGATGTGGCCAAGCGTGCGCGTGAGATCGATGCTTTCGGTGCTGACTATATTGGTACGCACACTGGTTACGATTTGCAAGCCCTCGGTCAAGATCCATTTGCGACCTTCAGTATCATTAAGGAAAATGTCTCAAAGACCAAGACTGCCATCGCTGGTGGAATTAAGTTAGAGGCAGCAGACGAGATCAAGCAAGCTAACCCAGACTTGTTGATCATTGGTGGTGCCATCAGTACTGTTGATGATCCAGCAGCGGCTGCCGCAGCATTCAAGCAAATTCTAGGATAA
- a CDS encoding winged helix-turn-helix transcriptional regulator produces MTDSFRNNVINKLQNGDFDCTKEFTVSMFSGKHKLMILWILIQEGPQSFSYFMNNLKGISKKVLSNQLNELMDDHLIDKSEYMVGRVKHTQYSMSEIGNTLVPIINSLNAWGEMRLNSVDIEKKFNR; encoded by the coding sequence ATGACAGATAGTTTTAGAAATAACGTCATCAATAAGTTGCAAAATGGTGATTTTGATTGCACCAAGGAATTCACGGTCTCAATGTTCAGTGGGAAACACAAACTCATGATCCTGTGGATTTTAATCCAGGAAGGTCCACAAAGCTTTTCCTACTTTATGAATAATCTCAAGGGCATCAGCAAAAAAGTCCTGTCTAACCAACTCAATGAACTCATGGACGATCATCTGATCGATAAGAGCGAATATATGGTTGGGCGTGTCAAACATACGCAATACAGTATGAGTGAAATTGGCAATACCCTAGTGCCAATCATCAATAGTCTCAATGCCTGGGGTGAAATGCGTCTAAACAGCGTGGATATCGAAAAGAAGTTCAATCGATAA
- a CDS encoding restriction endonuclease subunit S, with the protein MNKRVPEIRFVGFSNDWEMYALKDVVTNQIKGKAQFEKLHSGDVEYLDTSRLNGAQPVFTDGVKDVTRDDIIILWDGSKAGTVYIGYEGALGSTLKGFRTKSYAQFVYQLLKKNQEYIYNNYRTPNIPHVQKDFLEVFKITIPNIQEQQKIGSFFKQLDNLIDLHQRKLALLKEQKKGFLQKMFPQDGAMVLEVRFAGFSGDWAMHKLGNLINVHSGRDYKHLNKGNVPVYGTGGYMTSVDEALSQEVDAIGIGRKGTIDKPYILRAPFWTVDTLFFAIPENGNDLNFINSIFQQINWKQYDESTGVPSLSKKTINQVQVIVPTSIEQQKIGAFFKKLDDVITFQERKLDLLKEQKKGFLQRMFV; encoded by the coding sequence ATGAATAAGAGGGTGCCAGAAATTCGTTTTGTAGGGTTTAGTAATGATTGGGAAATGTATGCTCTGAAAGACGTAGTAACTAATCAAATAAAAGGTAAAGCACAATTTGAGAAACTACACAGTGGTGATGTTGAATATTTGGATACTTCACGATTAAATGGTGCGCAACCAGTCTTTACTGATGGAGTGAAGGATGTAACTAGAGATGATATCATAATCCTCTGGGATGGCTCAAAAGCAGGCACTGTATATATTGGATACGAAGGTGCATTAGGTTCTACCTTAAAGGGATTTAGAACGAAATCATATGCACAATTTGTCTATCAGTTATTGAAAAAAAATCAAGAGTACATTTATAATAATTATCGAACTCCAAATATTCCCCATGTTCAAAAAGATTTCTTGGAAGTGTTTAAAATTACCATTCCTAATATACAAGAACAACAAAAAATAGGTTCATTCTTCAAACAACTTGATAACCTCATCGACCTTCATCAGCGTAAGTTGGCCCTGCTCAAGGAACAGAAAAAAGGCTTCCTGCAAAAAATGTTTCCTCAAGACGGTGCCATGGTTCTTGAAGTTCGGTTTGCAGGGTTTAGTGGTGATTGGGCGATGCACAAGTTAGGTAACCTGATCAATGTGCACTCCGGTCGTGACTATAAACATTTGAATAAAGGAAACGTACCTGTGTACGGAACCGGTGGTTATATGACCAGTGTTGATGAGGCTTTATCACAAGAGGTAGACGCCATAGGAATCGGACGAAAAGGGACCATTGATAAGCCTTATATTCTAAGAGCACCTTTTTGGACCGTTGACACATTGTTTTTTGCAATCCCTGAGAATGGTAACGATTTAAATTTTATCAATAGTATTTTTCAACAGATTAATTGGAAACAATACGATGAGAGTACAGGAGTGCCTAGTCTTTCAAAAAAAACCATTAATCAGGTACAAGTAATTGTCCCAACTAGTATTGAACAACAAAAAATAGGTGCATTCTTCAAAAAGTTAGATGACGTTATTACTTTTCAAGAGCGTAAATTAGATTTACTTAAAGAACAGAAAAAGGGCTTCCTGCAAAGAATGTTTGTCTAA
- a CDS encoding type I restriction-modification system subunit M encodes MAAGLEQQLWAAADILRGKMDASEYKNYLLGLVFYKYLSDAELREAYEQENGKITVFPARDVQYKTLMDWYAEDATELAEIIQLQKGYFIPPVHLFYTYRQQADRYEFNLTDLQAGFNELERQGNQFQGLFADIDLNSTKLGSNAQQRNVTITEVLRALDEIDLFAHDGDVIGDAYEYLIGQFAAGAGKKAGEFYTPQAVSRIISEITAIGQEDRAPFHIYDPTMGSGSLMLNIRRYLLHPQQVHYHGQELNTTTYNLARMNLILHGVDQDRMNLNNGDTLDADWPTEEPHQFDAVVMNPPYSAKWSAADKFLSDQRFERFGKLAPKSKADFAFLLHSFYHLKDTGTMGIVLPHGVLFRGAAEGTIRQALLEMGAIDAVIALPANIFYGTSIPTIVIILKKQRDTRDVLFIDASNDFEKQKNQNILLPEHIEKIVSAYKSRVDIDKYAHVASFEEIKENDFNLNIPRYVDTFEEEDPIDLVQVSDDLAKVEADIETTQAELLSMIDELAVTEDSEAIIEATKRLLVGGHHE; translated from the coding sequence ATGGCAGCAGGTTTAGAACAACAACTATGGGCAGCCGCTGATATCTTACGCGGCAAAATGGATGCAAGTGAATATAAAAATTATCTTTTGGGGTTAGTCTTTTACAAGTACCTGTCAGATGCCGAACTCCGTGAAGCGTATGAACAAGAAAATGGTAAAATAACTGTTTTCCCAGCTCGTGATGTTCAATATAAAACATTAATGGACTGGTATGCAGAAGATGCAACTGAATTAGCAGAAATTATTCAATTACAAAAGGGTTATTTTATCCCACCGGTTCACTTGTTTTATACATATCGTCAGCAAGCCGATCGATATGAATTTAATTTGACTGATTTACAAGCTGGGTTTAATGAGCTTGAACGACAGGGTAACCAATTTCAAGGGTTATTTGCAGATATTGATCTGAACTCAACTAAGTTGGGATCCAATGCGCAACAACGGAATGTTACGATTACTGAAGTCCTCCGGGCTTTAGATGAAATTGACCTATTTGCACACGATGGAGATGTGATTGGGGATGCCTATGAATACCTAATCGGACAATTTGCGGCTGGTGCTGGTAAAAAAGCAGGAGAGTTCTACACTCCACAAGCTGTGTCACGCATTATCTCTGAAATTACGGCTATTGGTCAAGAAGATCGTGCCCCCTTTCATATTTATGATCCCACAATGGGATCAGGTTCATTGATGTTAAATATCCGACGTTATTTATTGCATCCACAGCAAGTTCATTATCATGGACAAGAATTAAATACGACTACGTATAACCTTGCGCGTATGAATCTTATTTTGCATGGTGTTGATCAGGATCGTATGAACCTAAACAATGGGGATACCCTGGACGCTGATTGGCCTACTGAAGAGCCACACCAATTTGATGCCGTGGTGATGAATCCTCCTTACTCAGCAAAGTGGTCAGCGGCAGACAAGTTTTTATCAGATCAACGGTTTGAACGTTTTGGTAAGTTAGCGCCTAAATCAAAAGCCGACTTTGCTTTCTTATTGCACAGTTTTTATCACTTAAAAGATACAGGAACAATGGGCATTGTTCTACCACACGGGGTCTTGTTCCGCGGGGCAGCTGAAGGTACTATTCGCCAGGCCTTACTTGAGATGGGCGCGATTGATGCTGTGATTGCGTTACCAGCTAATATCTTCTATGGAACAAGTATCCCAACCATAGTGATTATTCTAAAGAAACAGCGTGATACACGTGACGTGTTGTTTATTGATGCTTCAAATGACTTTGAAAAACAAAAAAATCAAAACATTTTGTTGCCCGAACACATCGAAAAGATCGTGAGCGCTTATAAGAGTCGTGTTGATATCGATAAGTATGCCCACGTCGCTAGTTTTGAAGAAATCAAAGAAAATGATTTCAACTTAAATATTCCGCGTTACGTGGATACATTTGAGGAGGAAGATCCCATTGATTTGGTGCAAGTCAGTGACGATCTAGCCAAAGTGGAAGCCGATATAGAAACCACCCAAGCAGAGCTGTTAAGTATGATTGATGAATTGGCAGTAACGGAAGATAGTGAAGCCATTATTGAAGCTACAAAGCGTTTATTGGTAGGTGGTCATCATGAATAA
- a CDS encoding type I restriction endonuclease subunit R encodes MTSELSIESQFIHILSEQENQWRFRPDLKTEADLWINFRMHLNRLNTAVLEGLMLTDLEFERVRVEFLRLTSSPFLASQWLRGENGVAQILLERESGDKISLEAFRNKDIAGGTSAYEVVHQIVPDTERSTRGDVTLLINGLPIIHIELKKESAKDGYMQAYHQIQRYAQDGFLNGIYATTQLFVVSNKVDTRYFARPSEDTDAAYQQMTKFLFNWRTIDNVPVPDLFDFARTVLRIPDAHELISQFTILVDDQKSQKFLMVLRPYQIHAIRRIRQQAALHEGGFIWHATGSGKTITSFVATKLLAQNSVGVDRTIMVVDRTDLDSQTKNEFTKFASEYQTGQTSGDSINNTLIVGIENQHQLAQGLLSKKNNNTIIITTIQKLSAAMRSAQAESDKDGHNKFDQLRKEHIVFIVDEAHRAVSDEEMRKIKRFLPNSTWFGLTGTPIFEENQKQENGTYARTTEQQYGPLLHAYTTKNAMDDEAVLGFQVEYHSLLPEGDQEAIVARVNHGHVPEEVIEQEKLLPNEIYETPQHIEAMLHKIFDRRSVVKKFKVKNGFPTMAGILTTSSIAQAKRIYNTLQELKAAGTLLTGRQFDERHKLVDPDFPRVAITFSTNPEQQDQNQTDDELLKIMADYAKQFNSTPYTDEKLYNQNINNRLARKEKQYQSDGQWLDLVIVVDRLLTGFDSPTIQTLYVDREMKYQKLLQAFSRTNRIYLGKDAGKIVTFRKPETMKENVKATFRLFSNENQNFEALVPREYTAVRAEFDSLVNAYYAAEEALTDNPGHLPTMIEQVRAYQKLENSFKALKSYDDYEEEADTLAPIVEQLPTFQGKVENLKAKIKAEVAAGDGDDQIDVDELLADIVFSSTQNATHKENVDSFYINQLLKAIQDNKVGAIEEFDKEVQGKDPLVQPMYRDLKEHLLQSDEQVDVVALKEEAIQARIAALTEEQAAEFGLSLDFLKLAANEYQADKQVIPYLSDLLDTMTLSKADFESQTGEKYRRRTKIIEQRLRERFDVIQKWKEEL; translated from the coding sequence ATGACATCAGAGTTATCGATTGAAAGTCAATTTATTCATATTTTAAGTGAACAGGAAAACCAATGGCGTTTTCGTCCAGATTTGAAGACTGAGGCTGATCTGTGGATTAATTTTAGAATGCATCTCAATCGGTTAAATACCGCTGTCTTAGAAGGTCTCATGTTAACTGATCTGGAATTTGAACGTGTTCGGGTTGAGTTTTTGCGTTTGACCAGTTCCCCATTTTTAGCCTCACAATGGTTACGTGGTGAAAATGGTGTTGCCCAAATTCTCTTGGAACGTGAGTCCGGTGACAAAATCAGTTTAGAGGCTTTTCGTAATAAAGATATCGCGGGTGGTACCTCAGCATATGAAGTGGTTCATCAAATTGTTCCTGATACGGAACGAAGTACGAGAGGTGATGTGACCCTGCTCATTAACGGTCTTCCTATTATTCATATTGAACTAAAAAAAGAATCAGCTAAAGATGGCTACATGCAAGCTTATCACCAGATCCAACGCTACGCCCAAGATGGTTTTCTCAATGGAATTTATGCGACCACGCAATTATTTGTGGTCTCTAACAAAGTCGACACCCGTTATTTTGCTCGTCCTAGCGAGGACACTGATGCAGCTTATCAACAAATGACTAAATTTTTGTTCAATTGGCGAACAATAGACAATGTCCCTGTTCCGGATTTGTTCGATTTTGCGCGAACGGTATTGCGGATCCCCGATGCCCATGAATTAATTAGCCAGTTTACAATTTTGGTAGATGATCAAAAAAGTCAAAAGTTCTTAATGGTGTTACGGCCTTATCAAATTCATGCTATTCGTAGAATCAGACAACAAGCTGCTCTACATGAAGGCGGGTTTATTTGGCATGCCACGGGCTCTGGTAAAACTATTACTAGTTTTGTCGCCACCAAATTACTGGCACAAAATTCAGTTGGCGTTGATCGTACGATTATGGTTGTTGACCGAACTGATTTAGATTCCCAAACCAAAAATGAATTCACTAAATTTGCTTCTGAGTATCAAACTGGGCAAACATCCGGCGATAGCATCAATAATACGCTCATTGTTGGTATTGAAAATCAACATCAATTAGCACAAGGTTTATTATCGAAAAAGAATAATAATACGATCATAATTACGACCATTCAAAAACTTTCCGCTGCAATGCGTTCGGCACAAGCAGAAAGTGATAAAGATGGGCATAATAAGTTTGATCAATTACGTAAAGAACACATTGTATTTATTGTTGATGAAGCCCATCGTGCGGTCAGTGATGAGGAAATGCGCAAAATAAAAAGGTTTTTACCTAATTCAACTTGGTTTGGTTTAACGGGTACACCAATCTTTGAAGAGAATCAAAAGCAAGAAAATGGGACGTATGCGCGAACGACTGAACAACAGTATGGTCCACTGTTGCATGCTTATACCACTAAAAATGCCATGGATGATGAGGCTGTCCTAGGCTTTCAAGTCGAGTACCATTCACTATTACCAGAAGGTGATCAAGAGGCTATTGTGGCCCGGGTTAATCACGGCCACGTCCCTGAAGAGGTGATTGAGCAAGAAAAGTTATTGCCAAATGAGATTTACGAAACACCGCAACATATCGAAGCGATGTTACACAAAATTTTTGACCGTCGCAGTGTGGTGAAGAAGTTTAAAGTTAAAAATGGGTTTCCGACCATGGCTGGGATTTTGACAACCAGTTCCATTGCACAGGCTAAAAGAATCTACAATACCTTGCAAGAATTGAAAGCAGCTGGTACGTTGCTAACTGGTCGCCAGTTCGATGAACGGCATAAATTAGTTGATCCTGATTTTCCAAGAGTTGCGATTACGTTCTCGACGAATCCTGAGCAACAGGATCAAAATCAGACTGATGATGAATTGTTAAAAATTATGGCCGACTATGCTAAGCAATTCAATAGTACACCGTATACTGACGAAAAGTTATATAATCAAAACATCAATAATCGATTGGCTCGGAAAGAAAAACAATATCAGTCTGATGGTCAGTGGCTTGATTTAGTCATTGTTGTTGATCGTTTATTGACCGGGTTTGATTCTCCAACAATTCAAACATTATATGTTGATCGTGAGATGAAATACCAGAAGTTATTACAGGCTTTCTCACGAACGAATCGAATTTACTTGGGTAAGGACGCAGGTAAGATTGTCACTTTCCGTAAGCCAGAAACGATGAAAGAAAATGTGAAGGCTACTTTTCGGTTGTTCTCAAATGAAAATCAAAACTTTGAAGCACTGGTACCACGAGAGTATACAGCAGTGCGGGCTGAATTTGATAGTCTGGTTAATGCTTACTACGCAGCGGAAGAGGCTTTAACCGATAATCCAGGGCATTTACCTACCATGATTGAACAGGTTAGGGCATATCAAAAGTTGGAAAATAGTTTCAAAGCCTTAAAAAGTTACGACGATTATGAAGAAGAAGCGGATACATTGGCCCCCATTGTCGAGCAATTGCCAACTTTCCAAGGTAAAGTGGAAAATCTCAAGGCAAAGATCAAAGCTGAAGTTGCCGCTGGAGATGGCGACGATCAAATCGATGTTGATGAATTATTAGCTGATATTGTGTTCTCATCAACTCAAAATGCAACACATAAAGAAAATGTGGATAGCTTCTATATCAACCAATTGCTAAAAGCAATTCAAGATAACAAAGTCGGTGCAATTGAGGAATTTGATAAAGAAGTGCAGGGGAAAGATCCCTTGGTACAACCGATGTATCGTGATTTGAAGGAGCACCTACTACAATCAGATGAGCAAGTGGATGTGGTCGCACTGAAAGAGGAAGCTATCCAAGCCAGAATTGCAGCCTTGACCGAAGAGCAGGCGGCTGAGTTTGGGCTGTCTTTGGATTTTCTGAAGTTAGCAGCAAATGAATACCAGGCGGATAAACAAGTGATTCCGTATCTATCCGATCTACTAGATACAATGACGCTGTCAAAGGCTGATTTTGAATCACAAACCGGTGAAAAATACCGTAGGCGCACTAAAATTATTGAACAACGTTTACGAGAACGTTTTGATGTTATTCAAAAGTGGAAAGAAGAACTATAA